Below is a window of Photobacterium atrarenae DNA.
TGGGCAGCAACTCCATCATCCCGGGATGGCTGTAACTCCCTTGCTTGGGCAAATAGGTGGTGGCATAAAACACCTGGCCGTCCGGTGTGAGAAAACAGGTCAGCGGCCAGCCACCTCTGCCAGTCATCGCCTGACAGGCTGCCATGTGGAGATGGTCAACATCCGGCCGCTCCTCCCGATCCACTTTGATCGCCACGTAATCCCGGTTCAGCAACGCCGCCACTTCGACATCTTCAAAAGACTCACGTGCCATTACATGGCACCAGTGACAGGTGGCATACCCGATCGACAGAAAGATCGGCTTACCTTCCCGCTTGGCTTTTTCGAACGCCGCCTCACCCCAGGGGTACCAGTCCACCGGGTTGGCAGCATGCTGCAACAAATACGGGCTTTGCTCGAATACCAGACGGTTCCAGTATCCGCCACCGTTTTCGGGCAGTAGCTCAAGCTCTTTCTCACTGGGAATATCAGCTGGATGTGTGGCCATAAAGCAGCGCCTGTGGGTCATAAAGCAACGAAGAGAGCCCGCCATTAAAAAACAGGCTCTGTGATCAGTCTAGGTACTGAGGCACCGCCTGTCGAACCAGGGCATAACAGAAAGTTTCTCTCACGCTGTCTTATCGGATGGAATAGGCCTCAGAAAAATAATGCTTGCTCGATTCAAACTCATCCCGCAGCGGTAATCGACAGAAATCAGATAATCTTACCGTTGCACCTTCAGTTCAGAACAGCTTGGAGGAAAATACTGTGCTCTGGGTTTATACGCTTACAAATTTACCCCTTTCTGATAAGAAATAATCGTGTCTCAATATTGAAACGGATATTTATCCTGTTTTTTTGCAGACCTCCCCGCCAATATCTATAAATAATATCGTGGCAAATGGAATGGCCAGATAAAATTACAGGAGTGTCCTAATAGTTGATATCAGGATATTAATCAAATGAATATTAAGACAGTTGGCCTTATAGCTGCGCTAGCACTCGTTGCGACTGGCGCTCAAGCTAATTACGGAAAAGATAGCCATAGCTATGGCTATAAATCAAAAGTCAAAGTGAGCTGCACTATTTCCAAGCCATCTTACGGTGACTACTCGAAAAAACGTGACTATAAAAAATACGGCGATTACAAAAAATACTATGGTCACAAGAAGTACTCCGATTATAAGAAACGCTCTGAATACAAAAAAAGGAAACATGTGGTTCGACGTTGTGATAGATACTGGAGTTAATTGGAACGACAAAAATAGCGGCGCTCTTCCCGAGCTGCCGCTATTAATTCTGTAGCTGTGCTTAAGTCCTTTTTAATCAAAGCAAGCGAGCTACCTTCCACGAGGGTGAGGATCACGATGCGCTCACACAGTCAACTTTTTCTCTTCATGATGTTTCTATTCACCTCACTCACTGCATGTAATGATTTACAGCAAGAGACGCAATATTCAGATTCGCCCGATTCACCACAATATACTGAGTCATCCAATTCCCCTCCCAGTTCCGAACTCGACCAGTTCGTTATCGCCTCCGGCAGCTTGAAACCGGTCGGTGAGGTCGAAGTCGGCTCCGAAGTCTCCGGCCGTATCATCGAATTGCTGGTTGATTTCAATGATGTGGTCCATCGCGATCAAATCATCGCCCGCCTGGATCCCGAGTTCTTTGCCGCCCAGCTTCGACAGGCCGAAGCCGCCCTGCATGATGCCAAAGCTACCGTCGATGTACGCAAAGCAACGCTACGGCAGGCGACGCGTTCTTTGGATCGAGTCAAAACTCTTAACAAACGTAGCGCCGCATCGGTGAATACACTTGATGAAGCAGAAACCGATGTCTGGATAGCCCGCGCCGAACTCAAGCGGGCCGAAGCCGTGGTCCGAAACCAGGAAGCGGCACTGGAAGAGGCCCGAATAGCTCTGGAGCGGACCGCGATTCGCGCCCCCATCGACGGTGTCGTCATCTCTCGTGAAGTCATGCGCGGACAAACCGTGGCCGCCAGCCTTGAGGCACCGAAACTATTTAAAATCGCCCGCACGCTGACCGAAATGGAAATTCATGCCCGAATTGATGAGGCGGATATCGGCCTGATCCGGATTGGACAACTTGCCGTGTTTACCGTACCAGCCTACGGTGAACGGCAATTTGAAGCTCGGATCACCCAAATTCGGGTGGCCCCCATCATTGTCGACAACGTTGTAACTTATACCGTGGTGCTGCTGGCAGAAAATCCGGGCGAATCATTGCTACCCGGGATGACAGCGATTGTCGAGATCAATGCCGGAGAGGAGACCATGGCAGCCCCGGCGATGACCCTTCAAGCCGCTCCCGACGGAACAAATAACCACGCCCCCGGCATCCGCGAAGCTATGCTCCACAAAGCCAGACCAACCAGGCCACTGGCTTCCGATGACAGTTAGAGGCTGACCGATGCATTACTGGTTGCACCTGACCCATGCACTGCGAACCATTTTCCGTCACCGTCTGCGGAGCTTCCTGACGATCCTCGGGATCCTGATTGGGGTGGCTGCAGTCGTGACCGTGATCGGCGTCGGGGCCGGCAGTCAGCACCAGGTACTCCAGCGGGTCGAAAGCCTGGGCGCAAATTTGCTGTTTATCGAACCCGGCATGCTGGAAACCGGCGGGGTGCGGCTTAAGCATCACACCCCAACCTTAACCGACCGGGATATTGACGCGATTCGCCAGTGGGTGCCGGGAGTTCAGTCTGCCGCGCCATCCATCTACGCCGACGCCCGGGTGCTCTATCGGGCCCGCAACTGGATCAGCCTGATCCAAGGCACCACCCGAGACTATTTTCAGCTCAGAGGCTGGGAATTGGCCCGGGGACGGATCTTTACCGAGCGCGAAGCTACCCACGCCCGAAAAGTCGCGATTCTGGGCCACACGGTTGCCCGGGAGCTGTTCACTCAGGGGGAGCACACCACTGACAGCGCCGCGGCGGCGATTGGAAAAACCATCCGCATTGGCAAAACCCCGTTCAAGGTGATCGGGGTGTTACAACGCAAAGGCCAGGCCCCCGGCGGCGCCGATCAAGATGATAAAGTGCTGATCCCACTAGGCACCGCCCGGCTGCGTATAATCGGCCTGAGTCAGACCCATCCCGGTGCCGTACACTATGCCCACCTGCGGGTCAAAGATCCGAACCAGATCCACCAGACCATCGCGAATATCCAGCAGGTGCTACGTCGCCAACACCGGATTGCGGACAGCCAGCCCAACGACTTCTTCATCAACGATTTGACCGCAATTCAGGAAAGCATGACCGAAGCAACGCGGACGCTGACCTTCTGGCTGACCTCGGTCGCAGCCATCTCGTTGATCGTTGGGGGGATCAGTATCATGAATGTGATGTTGGTGGCGGTACGTGAAAGAACCGAAGAAATCGGGTTGCGGCGGGCCGTCGGCGCCACCAAACGCGACATCAGAAATCAGTTCCTGATCGAGGCGACCTGCCTGACCAGTATCGGCGGCCTTTCAGGATTGCTCCTGGGCTCCGGTCTGGTGGCCCTTATCGCCCACTTACGAGATTTTCCTGTTGTCATCACACCCAGCGCTATCTTCCTGGCACTGGGATCTGCCGCCGTGGTCGGGGTACTGTCCGGACTCTACCCAGCTCTGCTGGCCGCCCGACTCGATCCCATCCGTGCCCTGAAACAGGAGTAACCGTGAACCATGAATTCTGGTACTGCTCAACTCAACCAAGAAACTATTCGTGAAGAAACTATCACCCCCGCGTCTCGAGAACACTCGGACACACTGGTTCACCTGAGCGGCGTCAGCCGAACTTATCCTATGGGTCAGGCGGAAGTTACCGCCCTGCACGCAGTATCTCTGACCGTAATGCCCGGCGAGTATATCGCGATCACCGGCACCTCAGGCTCCGGCAAATCGACCCTGCTGCAAATTATCGGCTGTCTGGACCGACCGACTCAGGGCCACTATACGCTGAGTGGCACCCGGGTTGATGCACTCTCCGACGCAGACCTATCCCATATCCGCAATGCCCAAGTTGGGTTTGTATTTCAGGCGTTTCACCTGTTACCACAACTCAGTGTACGGGAAAACATTGAGCTGCCGCTGCTGTATCGAAAACTGACCCGTCAACAGCGAAGCCGCAAAGTCCAGGCCGTCATGAACAAAGTGGGACTGGCCAAACGGGAAGCCCACAAACCGTATGAGCTCTCCGGTGGTGAGCGTCAACGGGTGGCAATTGCCCGGGCGCTGGTCGGTGACCCATCACTCCTGCTGGCCGATGAGCCGACCGGAAATCTGGACCAGAAAACCGGAGATGAAATTATGCAAACCATTGAGGGGCTCAACCGCGAAGGCGTCACGGTCCTGATGGTCACCCACGACTTGGTCCGAGCCAGCCGCGCCACCCGGGTCATTGACATGAAAGATGGCCAAATTTTGTGATTTTGCCCGGGAGACTAAACCAAAGCTAGGGCGCAAAGAAAGCCTGGCGAAAGTCGGCGATTTGTTGCTGGGAGTAGCTTTGCCACTGTACTTCCGGCATCGAAGCATAGGTCGTCGCGCGCTGATCCGCCAGTTCCTGTTTCAGTTGACTGAGTTCTGACTGATAATCCCGAACCTGTTGCGTTTGTTGCGCCACTTCTTGCCGGCGCTGCGCGATTGCCACTTGCTCACTTTCACTCAAATACAACTGTGCCAGTTGTGCCGTTACTTCCTGCCGCTGAAGTGCCGTGTAGTGAGCCGGGATCAGCGCAACCGCTTGTTCATACAGGCCAGTATTACTCTCGATGGCCAATGCATCCGAATGACTTTGCCATCTATCCACCAGTTGCAGATAGCTGTCGATAAATGCTTCCGGCGACGAATCCGCCAGAGCCCTGGATTCAAGCTTAAAGTCGTATAGCGCGAACTCATCGGCAAACAGCTCATCAGCCTCAGCTCCCCACACCATTCTTGCCTGCGTTTTGACTATCTCTACCCGCTCGGCAATCTCCGGATTCTGCGCCAAATCCAACTCACCCAAAATTTGCTGCCACGCATCTTTTCGGACGAGATAATCCGCCAGCAGGGCGTATCTTTCTGCACTGAGCGCCTCCTTCAGCACTGCCAGGTGTTCACTGCAATTACCTTGCTGACTGCACGCCAACCAGAATGTCTCCAGCGCATCCCGCAATTCTCGGCCGGAAGCTTGATTCAGGGTCTTACTCTGTGCTTCGAAGCTGGCCGACACTGATAATTGCGACCCTGTCACTTGAATTTGCCCGAGGGTCGGAGTCGTTGCCACCGATTGAGTAGTCACAGTTACCGGAAGATCACGCTCATCGCCAGCGGTTACTTCACCCGGTGCCGGAGCCTCAGAACCCCTGGCGGCTGCGCTGTGATTGTCACCGCCGGATTCCAGCACCCAAAAAATGCCCGCCAAAGCGGCGAGCATAGCAATCAGAGACACGCGGCCCATTACTTGATCACCGCCGATACCGGGAAGTGATCCGACAGGTTGTAATGCTGCCACATCCGTTCATCGGTTGAGCGCGGTACATCGACACGGTTGGTATTTTCCGTTTTATCGCCGTATTCCTGGCTCACCATCACGTAATCGAGATATTCGATGTTTTCGCCACCGGACAATGCTTCACCGGCGAAATCATTGATCCGCGGATCAAACGTCGATGCCGTATAGCCGGTGTAGATTGGCTCGGCAGCATTTAGGTTCGCCATCATCTGCTGGTAATCGCCTGGGAATTTCAACTTGTTGACGTTAAAGTCGCCACTGTAGACCACGGTTTCATGCGCCGGAATATCCAGCGACTCCGCCATCTCACGCATTTGTTTGAACTGACGCTGGCGGTATTCTCTGGCAGTATCGGTATCGAAAGACGCAGTATGGGTGGCAAACACGTGGTACGCCTGACCATTCTTGATGACTTCAGCGTAGTTCACGCCTTTATCGGCAAAACAATCAGTGCCGCTACAGTCCGGGAACACGTATTGCGCCTGATTAACGATCGGATAACGGCTGACGATTACCACACCGCCGTCATGGATGTTAAAACCATCCTGATCAAGCATCTTGGTCTGATACGGATATTCCTTGGCAAGCTCGCGCAGAAACTCATCCCGCCCACCGGCAAAAACTTCCTGCAACGCCAGCACGTCGTAACCTTTGACATGCTCAGGAATGATGTCGAACCGCTCATCAATATGCGAGGCCACGGCCGGCAACATCCAGATGTTGTACGTCATCATCTTCAGGGTGTTTGCGTCCGGTTCGACCGCTTCATCCAGCTTTTCCGGTGTGATGGTGTAATACAGATCGTCATAACGCGCCGTCCTCTCGGACTTAAACGCCAGCTCAACGGCACGATCGCCAAACGATGTCGACTCAAAACGGTGCACATTGCGATCATCTTTCAGCGCCAGCGGTACATCAGCCGCGGTAACGCCGTGTTCAATTGTCGAATTGTACCAGTGACCTGCCATCTTCTGATACAAAGTGACACTTTCCCCCCGAGCGTTCGAAACCACAGTCTCAAACTGGTAAGTTTGGCCCGATTCGACCCCTTCCCAGCGGTTAAAGCTGATGACCGCTTTAGTTTCCCACGGCCCCAGCGCCTGCGTGTGCTGTTGCCACTCGTCGCCCAGTTGCAGTTGATCGGTCCCGGTATGCTTCACCTGAATTGTCAGTGGTTGATCCGAATTGTTGGTGAGATATACATCGGTATCCGCCATCGCCGGTACAGCCAGCAGCAATGGAAGTGCTGCGGTCCACTGTTTGATATTCATTAGTCCATCCTTTTGTTTTTATAAAAGAATGGCCGAACTTAGAGTATTTACGTTACAGATTCTTTATCGATTGGTAAAAATGATAATTAGAACACTGACCGCTTAATAGAAGTGATAAACCGCTTCCAGTTTAAGTGGTAATCCCCTGTTTTAAAAAAGGTTTTAACAACGTTACGGAAGATGCAAGGTGCGACATCAGGAAAAGTGATGTCAATGTGAGCACGAACAAATCAGGCACAGCCGGGGCTGTGCCTGATGAGGAAGCCTTAATCTTGTGATTGAGCGAGATAAGCGGCCATTTCTTCATCCGGCACCATCCCGCCGCCAGTGGCCCAGATCAGGTGAGTGGCATTGTTCATCGTCTGCGCATCGAGCTGAAAGCGCTCGCGGTAGGCTTGAGCATTCGTCACCCAAACCGGCCCCGGCATCCCCGCCAACGCGGACGGCTCCAGCTGAATGTTTTCATACTGATTCAGTTCTCCCAGATGGCGATACATCCGCTCATCGCTGATGGTGTAATAGCCATCCAACAACCTCTCCATCGCCCGGCCGACAAAGCCCGAAGCCCGGCCCACCGCCAGCCCATCGGCGGCGGTCACGTTGTCGATCCCGATATCCTGCACCGCAATACCATCGTGCAGTCCAGTGTGAACCCCCAGCAGCATGCAGGGAGAATGGGTCGGCTCGGCAAAAATACAATGGACATGATCGCCAAAGGCCATTTTGAGCCCAAAGGCCACCCCGCCGGGGCCGCCACCGACGCCACACGGCAGATAAACAAACAGCGGATGCTCGGCATCCACCGTGATACCCAGTTCATTAAACTGTTGCTTCACCCGCTCCCCGGCAACCGAATAACCCAGGAACAGGGTTTTCGAGTTCTCATCATCGATAAAGAAACAGTTCGGATCCTGTTCTGCCTCTTTTCGCCCCTGGGCTACCGCGATACCATAGTCCTGCGCATACTCGACCACCGTCACCCCATGCGATCGAAGCTTACGTTTCTTCCACTCGCGTGCGTCAGCAGACATATGCACTGACACCGAAAAACCCAGCTTGGCGCTCATGATCCCAATCGACATACCCAGGTTGCCGGTCGAGCCGACCGCAATACTGTATTGCTTAAAGAAATCTCTGAAATCATCGCTGAAAAGCTTGCTGTAATCATCGGACGACGTCAGCAGGCCCGCATCCATCGCCAGTTGTTCGGCATGGGTTAACACTTCATAAATCCCGCCACGGGCTTTGATCGAGCCGGAGATCGGCAAATGGCTGTCTTTTTTCAGCAGCAATCGCCCGGTGATTTCAGTCCCGTAATGCGCCGCCAAGGCACGTTGCATCTCAGGGATGGCAACAATATCAGACTCAATGATCCCGTTCGATACTGCGGTTTCCGGAAAGGCTTTCATCAGATACGGCGCAAACCGCTTCAGGCGGTCACTGGCATCACGGATATCAGTTTGATCCAGCCCGACATATGGCAAGCCTTCCGCCAGCGTTGTACTGTTCGGGTTAAACCAGCAGACCTCTTCCAGGGCAATCAGCTGTTTGACCAGCGGGAAATCATCGGTGAGTTGTTCAAGATTCAAAGTACTCATGTTGCTCTCTGTCATTCAATGGCATCCACCTTTATCTGACTATGTGCCATTCGTCACACTTCAGGGGCCGACTAGTCATTGATGTTTCATCTGTCATTCTCATTTTGGGGTATTAGACAGCATCCAGACCGGTGGGTAAATGCGGAGATTTCACAGATGTGAGCCAGCCGGGGGGCTATCCCGCACTGTTTTCCGGCCCAAACCACCAGCCGCCAACTATTCCTATGCAGCATATCTGTTGATCGCTGCACCCGCTTCACAGATAAAAAGGCTGTTGTTGTTTGCATGAATCATTCAGTGGCATAACAGCACTCATGTGCTGTATTGCACTGCGCATAAATCAGAATAAAAAACCAACACAAGGATAGATCGAATGAATCTAGCACTCCCCCTTGCAGTCACAGCTGGGATATTTTCTGCAAGTGCGATGGCCGCGCCAGCATCTCCGGCCCCCTTTTCTCCGATGACAACGGCACCAGCATCAGTCATATCCGGCTCGGCATCCCCGATGGCTGTATCGACAGCAGAGGCCAAGCGTACGTTAGCGCTCAGCCTGAGCCAGCAATACCAGCAGCTGGCCCCTGTTCTGCATGACAAAATCAACCAGTATCAATTGAATGCGCCGCTCAACGAATTAAAACAAAACAAGCGCGCAGCCCCGTTTGCCCGTTCGATGATGGCAGTAGATAAAGCGTTACGGGCCGAAAAAGGGATCGAAGAATACACAGATTCAATTATGGAGTTGCGCCTGGCCGATCAGTCCATGCTGGCCCGGTGGCAGGCAGGGCAATCGCCTCTATTCGCCTGGGAGCCGGAAGGCAACGATCAACACTGGAATTATATCGAGGCCTACGATATCGACGGTAACATTCACCTTCTGGATGTCCATGAAGTACCGGAGCGCCCCGTGCTTGTGGTTGATACGAACTCTAGGCAAGAGCTGGAAGCCGGAATCAGGGCGATGAATGATGAAATCAAGCGCTTACAAGGAGAGAAATATCCTGATACCGCACCACGTTCAATGGCTCTTCAATCTTTTTCGGCGGCAGACAATGGCTTCGAGACTCAAGCGGAAGTCCCGAGCATCTCAACCACGGTACTAACAAAAATTCGCCTGAAAGATGATCAGGAGCCCTGGATTTCCGGCAAAGCTGAAGTTTATGCCATTGTCACCGGCGTGAACCCAACCCGTGATGAGCCTGTACTGGACATCATTGATATGCCTTACCTGGACTACAGTGAAACGGATTACTCACCAAACCAAGTGCTGATCCACTGGCAACGCTACCGCTGGTCGGCGGCTGATATGCTGTTGATGGAAAAAGATGACGGCACCAATTATAAGGATTTAGCACGCGCCTTATTGGAAGTGGCGACAGCGGCGCTGAAAGCAATTCCCGATCCTGAAGTGCAGGCATATGCGGTAATTCCGCAGCTCACCGGCAAAGTATTGGAAGCGATCCCGGACAGCTGGGCGACTAACGATGATGACTTTATTGATGTCTATTATACCCTGCGCCAGGGCGTGACCTACACGGACTACGCGGCAGCAGGCAATAATGCCACGGCGACCTTTACGCCATTAACCATTGACCCGACTCAGTAAAGCATCAGCACAAGTCTGTGCGATGCACAACAATCAAACAAGTCTGCGCAATACGCAGGCTTGTCATCGAGTGATGAGGCCGTTTAGAACATCGATCAGACCGCTACCACCTGATATATAGTAGCTCATACTCGCCCTTACACATCCGCTGGAAAGTTACGATTAGATCGTACAGACGACCTGCGTGTATCGTAACTCACAACTGGACAAAAGTGAGCCAGTTGCTTTGCTAATTTAGTAAATCATGAACAACTAAAAGTATGGAAAAGTCGCTTAGCTCAATGTCCAGTATTGATGGTGTAGATCATTTTTACTCGAAGTCCCTTCCCAATGTATTGACAGAGAGAGACGGTTCACAAATGTTAGGAGCAGATTCGGCTTAGAACACTCACGTTAAGCGTTAGATGGATATTATCGAGTAAGTGGAGAATCAGTAGCATCAACCTAGAGGTTGCATCGTCGCTCATTATATCCTCACCAAGGAATCATTCGAACATTCTCTAATTGAATTTGAAGATCGTAAACTTCATAAAGCAATGATATCATTATGAAGTTTTATGTAGGAGTAAAGAAGAGAAGCATAGTTTGGTCGATTTACCCAAGGAGCTAAGCCCGCTTTAACGCAACGTTTTTGGGGTGGATTGGGGCTCTGCGAGGATAATTACACTATCTACCTCAATCGATACCATAGGGAAAATGACATACCGTGTTTCTGAATCTAACAGGGCAGCTTCACCTAAAATGGCCGTAAGTTTCCCCAAGTATTCTTTTAGTGAAAAAGATTGTTAGATTGCGGCTGCGCTATTTTGCCTTATCTATGATAAGGGCTATTCAATATTAGGAACATGATTTTGGCGACGATTGATGATGTACTCTCGAGCAAGGAAGAAGATGATAAGTTGCGTAGCAGCAACCCGAAAACTCCTGATGTGTTCGCTTTTGACTGTGGGCAGCTTCCTTTTGAAAGAATGGGTGATGATCACTTTGAGCTAATGCTGGCAGACCTTTATACAGCTCGTGCAGATGATGGTAAAGAGGATTGGTTTGACAAAGCTTGTCGTCTGAACGACGGCGCAGACCAAGGTCGAGATGTTATCCTTCTTCAAGATTCAGTTCCAGTTGGCGTGATTCAGTGTAAGCGCTACAAAGGTAATGTCGGGCGTCCTCAAATCATACAAGAAATATGCAAGTTCTTCATGTACGCCAAGATTATGCCACAGATAGCTCCCGCTCCTGATACTGAATTTAGATATTATGTAGCGGTGTCTGACGGGGCAACGAGTGATTTATTCGAGTTCATGACAAGTAAAGGTCGAAAACGATTTGATGACTTACGGAGTGAATTCGAAAAAAAAGCGTTGGCAGCGCGGAACGCATCCAAGAAATTAAAGGAGCACCCCGAACTCAAAGATCTAGACAAAAAACAATTATGTGACATTGTCTGGGAAAGAATTACTAATCTACATACAGAACTACACAAGAAGGATAGCTTGTCTCGGATGGTCTCAGACTATCCTAGTATTAAATCGAATTATTTTAGGCTCGAATCGGACACGGCAAAAGTCGTTGATGAGATAAAGAAAATTTTGAGTTCCCGAGGGACAACCCTCTCTGATGACGATGCAAAACTTGTTTCGCATGTGCGCACTGAGTATATAAAACTCACGCTAAGCAGCAGCAGTAGGTTCAATATTGCGCTAATCCAAGGTAAGGAGCTGCTGCCTTTTATTAGAGGTATGTTGAAACCAAAGTCAGGTACCCTCTACACTAATTTCGGCTCTCGCCCAGCATTAATGACTGCAGGTGCTAAGGCAGCAGAGGCAAGCCAATGGAGTGAAATTAATAATCTGGTCAACGATTATCCATATCCACTGGTCTTCAGTGTCGGTTGCGGTGACGTATTAGGCTCTACGCTCCTAGAGTGGATAGAGTCTGATGATATGTCTTGGATCGATCCAAAATGGAAACCTGCTCCAGCTCGTCTTTACAAAGCAGGTTGGTGCTGGGTGAAGGACCCTGAGCAAGAAACCCATGATTGTTACATCTTGGTCGAGAATGAGACTGGTGATCAAAAATACGATCATGCGAATATGTCGTTACGGTTAGCTTTCGAGGATGTAATAGTATGGCCAACTTTAGGTAATGACTTCACCAACCCCATTGGTAACGCAAAATCGCTATTGAGGCGGATAATGGCCAGTCAAGCTGAAGATAGAGCTGGTCGGCGTAACTTAGTATTGGCTTCTCAAGATATTGACAGCATTGACAAAGTGCTAGAGTCAGTTCCAGATTATCATGGCCAGCGTAATCAGTCTCCTATCGCCATTACTATCGCGAACAGCGGACGTCTGCACGACTGTAACGTTGGTCTTTACTGCGCGACAGGAGTATTCCCAGCTATAGATACTGAGCACAATACCCGAGCAACTCCTCCAACAGTCCAACCTCCCAGTAGAGTCATGCGAAGAAGTTGCAACGGAGCCTTAACGCTTACCATAAATTGGACAACCGAACTATTACTAGAGTTCGCCAAAAGCCATCGCTTGATTGGGAATGATGTCAAAGACGATCTGTCACCTGAAGCCCTTGAATTTCATGAGCTCTTTGATCGGCACCCACCGATAGATGGCTACCTTGAATCCGTGAGGAAAGAATTAGAACTCTTGAACGTATTGGTTCAAAACGCAAGTCTTGCTGACTCTAAGGAGTTTACCTATCGGACGAAATATGGAGTGATGCAAGATCAGTCATTTTCATTAGATGATATGTCAGCCTCAGGTGAGTATGTTATGCAGGCGGTTCAAGCACTGAGTTATATCAAATCTCACAAAAGCACTAAGTGGATCGTCGAGTCGGGAGGGGATGGACATATTGAGTACAGTGATCCAGCGTTCGGTGAGTTTAATGTCTTGGCTTGGACTAACCATAGATATCCTGTGAGGCAAATGGAAGCGGATCTATTCGGATGGGCTAGAAAAGCAGCCACCAATCCCAGTTTAATTGTGTTTGCGGACGCTAAGGGACGTGTAAATGATAAAAAGCCCAGTCATGGACGCCATGACTTCACTAGCCCTCCCCCTTTAAAAGGAACAATCACAGAAGCAGAAGAACCTAGCAATGTATATATCTTTGACCTAGGCGAAATTGAATCGTACTACGATGATGATGGAGCCCCTTCAGTTGAACAATTTATGGATGACATATTAGAGCGTAGGAAAAAACTAGATGATAAGTGATTTGATCAACATTCTTCATGAACGAGTTCAAGCTGCGGGCTTTAGATCGCCAGAGGGTGGTAAATTGCTGTTGTCGAATGATGAAAACTGGCCAGATGCAGCACTCGAAAACCAGCTATTTTACTGTTATAGCGACTTCGCATCTATCCTTGTAGTCGATATATCATCTGATACATCCGCCGAGGCTTTGAAGCTTACTAAACGTTCTGAAACATATCTTGATGCCGCACTTATACAACGGGAGAAAAATGGTTCCGTTATTGATGGCTATCTTGTGTTAGCAATGACAAAAATGAATGATAGCCTCAAATCTTTCATCGTAGAAATCGAAAAGGACAC
It encodes the following:
- a CDS encoding DUF3103 family protein, encoding MNLALPLAVTAGIFSASAMAAPASPAPFSPMTTAPASVISGSASPMAVSTAEAKRTLALSLSQQYQQLAPVLHDKINQYQLNAPLNELKQNKRAAPFARSMMAVDKALRAEKGIEEYTDSIMELRLADQSMLARWQAGQSPLFAWEPEGNDQHWNYIEAYDIDGNIHLLDVHEVPERPVLVVDTNSRQELEAGIRAMNDEIKRLQGEKYPDTAPRSMALQSFSAADNGFETQAEVPSISTTVLTKIRLKDDQEPWISGKAEVYAIVTGVNPTRDEPVLDIIDMPYLDYSETDYSPNQVLIHWQRYRWSAADMLLMEKDDGTNYKDLARALLEVATAALKAIPDPEVQAYAVIPQLTGKVLEAIPDSWATNDDDFIDVYYTLRQGVTYTDYAAAGNNATATFTPLTIDPTQ
- a CDS encoding ABC-three component system protein is translated as MATIDDVLSSKEEDDKLRSSNPKTPDVFAFDCGQLPFERMGDDHFELMLADLYTARADDGKEDWFDKACRLNDGADQGRDVILLQDSVPVGVIQCKRYKGNVGRPQIIQEICKFFMYAKIMPQIAPAPDTEFRYYVAVSDGATSDLFEFMTSKGRKRFDDLRSEFEKKALAARNASKKLKEHPELKDLDKKQLCDIVWERITNLHTELHKKDSLSRMVSDYPSIKSNYFRLESDTAKVVDEIKKILSSRGTTLSDDDAKLVSHVRTEYIKLTLSSSSRFNIALIQGKELLPFIRGMLKPKSGTLYTNFGSRPALMTAGAKAAEASQWSEINNLVNDYPYPLVFSVGCGDVLGSTLLEWIESDDMSWIDPKWKPAPARLYKAGWCWVKDPEQETHDCYILVENETGDQKYDHANMSLRLAFEDVIVWPTLGNDFTNPIGNAKSLLRRIMASQAEDRAGRRNLVLASQDIDSIDKVLESVPDYHGQRNQSPIAITIANSGRLHDCNVGLYCATGVFPAIDTEHNTRATPPTVQPPSRVMRRSCNGALTLTINWTTELLLEFAKSHRLIGNDVKDDLSPEALEFHELFDRHPPIDGYLESVRKELELLNVLVQNASLADSKEFTYRTKYGVMQDQSFSLDDMSASGEYVMQAVQALSYIKSHKSTKWIVESGGDGHIEYSDPAFGEFNVLAWTNHRYPVRQMEADLFGWARKAATNPSLIVFADAKGRVNDKKPSHGRHDFTSPPPLKGTITEAEEPSNVYIFDLGEIESYYDDDGAPSVEQFMDDILERRKKLDDK